The Camelus bactrianus isolate YW-2024 breed Bactrian camel chromosome 32, ASM4877302v1, whole genome shotgun sequence genome includes a region encoding these proteins:
- the HSCB gene encoding iron-sulfur cluster co-chaperone protein HscB isoform X2: MWGRRTGTLLRVSGLWPTGVLRRRPLNCNAASLAGSNSLRCWNCGGLEGPLRGDRFFCPQCRALQPPDPTQDYFSLMDCNRSFRVDTAKLQHRYQQLQRLVHPDFFSQKSQTEKDFSEKHSTLVNDAYKTLLAPLSRGLYLLKLRGVEIPEGTDYEMDSQFLMEIMEINEKLAEAQSETAMKEIESIVRDDFEKAKELLTKMRYFSNVEEKIKLKKIPL; this comes from the exons ATGTGGGGCCGAAGGACCGGGACCTTGCTGAGGGTGTCGGGGTTGTGGCCCACAGGGGTCCTCCGGAGGAGACCGCTAAACTGCAATGCTGCCTCGCTGGCAGGAAGCAACTCCCTCCGGTGCTGGAACTGCGGCGGCCTAGAGGGCCCCTTGCGGGGGGACCGGTTCTTCTGCCCTCAGTGCCGCGCGCTGCAACCACCTGACCCCACTCAAGACTACTTCAGCCTCATGGACTG CAACCGCTCGTTCAGAGTTGACACTGCGAAGCTCCAGCATAGGTACCAGCAACTGCAGCGTCTTGTCCACCCAGATTTCTTCAGCCAGAAGTCTCAG ACTGAAAAGGACTTCTCAGAGAAGCATTCAACCCTGGTGAATGATGCCTATAAGACCCTTCTGGCCCCCCTGAGCAGGGGACTATACCTT CTAAAGCTCCGTGGAGTAGAGATTCCCGAAGGGACAGATTATGAAATGGACAGTCAATTTCTCATGGAAATAATGGAAATCAATGAAAAACTTGCAGAAGCTCAAAGTGAAACTGCCATGAAAGAGATTGAATCTATTGTCAGAG ATGATTTTGAAAAAGCCAAGGAACTTTTAACAAAGATGAGATACTTTTCAAACGTTGAAGAAAAGATTAAGTTAAAGAAGATTCCCCTCTAA
- the HSCB gene encoding iron-sulfur cluster co-chaperone protein HscB isoform X1: MWGRRTGTLLRVSGLWPTGVLRRRPLNCNAASLAGSNSLRCWNCGGLEGPLRGDRFFCPQCRALQPPDPTQDYFSLMDCNRSFRVDTAKLQHRYQQLQRLVHPDFFSQKSQTEKDFSEKHSTLVNDAYKTLLAPLSRGLYLLKLRGVEIPEGTDYEMDSQFLMEIMEINEKLAEAQSETAMKEIESIVRAKQKELTDSVSRAFEGDDFEKAKELLTKMRYFSNVEEKIKLKKIPL, translated from the exons ATGTGGGGCCGAAGGACCGGGACCTTGCTGAGGGTGTCGGGGTTGTGGCCCACAGGGGTCCTCCGGAGGAGACCGCTAAACTGCAATGCTGCCTCGCTGGCAGGAAGCAACTCCCTCCGGTGCTGGAACTGCGGCGGCCTAGAGGGCCCCTTGCGGGGGGACCGGTTCTTCTGCCCTCAGTGCCGCGCGCTGCAACCACCTGACCCCACTCAAGACTACTTCAGCCTCATGGACTG CAACCGCTCGTTCAGAGTTGACACTGCGAAGCTCCAGCATAGGTACCAGCAACTGCAGCGTCTTGTCCACCCAGATTTCTTCAGCCAGAAGTCTCAG ACTGAAAAGGACTTCTCAGAGAAGCATTCAACCCTGGTGAATGATGCCTATAAGACCCTTCTGGCCCCCCTGAGCAGGGGACTATACCTT CTAAAGCTCCGTGGAGTAGAGATTCCCGAAGGGACAGATTATGAAATGGACAGTCAATTTCTCATGGAAATAATGGAAATCAATGAAAAACTTGCAGAAGCTCAAAGTGAAACTGCCATGAAAGAGATTGAATCTATTGTCAGAG ctAAACAGAAAGAATTGACTGACAGTGTGAGCAGAGCTTTTGAAGGag ATGATTTTGAAAAAGCCAAGGAACTTTTAACAAAGATGAGATACTTTTCAAACGTTGAAGAAAAGATTAAGTTAAAGAAGATTCCCCTCTAA
- the HSCB gene encoding iron-sulfur cluster co-chaperone protein HscB isoform X3: MWGRRTGTLLRVSGLWPTGVLRRRPLNCNAASLAGSNSLRCWNCGGLEGPLRGDRFFCPQCRALQPPDPTQDYFSLMDCNRSFRVDTAKLQHRYQQLQRLVHPDFFSQKSQTEKDFSEKHSTLVNDAYKTLLAPLSRGLYLVS, translated from the exons ATGTGGGGCCGAAGGACCGGGACCTTGCTGAGGGTGTCGGGGTTGTGGCCCACAGGGGTCCTCCGGAGGAGACCGCTAAACTGCAATGCTGCCTCGCTGGCAGGAAGCAACTCCCTCCGGTGCTGGAACTGCGGCGGCCTAGAGGGCCCCTTGCGGGGGGACCGGTTCTTCTGCCCTCAGTGCCGCGCGCTGCAACCACCTGACCCCACTCAAGACTACTTCAGCCTCATGGACTG CAACCGCTCGTTCAGAGTTGACACTGCGAAGCTCCAGCATAGGTACCAGCAACTGCAGCGTCTTGTCCACCCAGATTTCTTCAGCCAGAAGTCTCAG ACTGAAAAGGACTTCTCAGAGAAGCATTCAACCCTGGTGAATGATGCCTATAAGACCCTTCTGGCCCCCCTGAGCAGGGGACTATACCTTGTAAG CTAA
- the HSCB gene encoding iron-sulfur cluster co-chaperone protein HscB isoform X4: MDSQFLMEIMEINEKLAEAQSETAMKEIESIVRAKQKELTDSVSRAFEGDDFEKAKELLTKMRYFSNVEEKIKLKKIPL, translated from the exons ATGGACAGTCAATTTCTCATGGAAATAATGGAAATCAATGAAAAACTTGCAGAAGCTCAAAGTGAAACTGCCATGAAAGAGATTGAATCTATTGTCAGAG ctAAACAGAAAGAATTGACTGACAGTGTGAGCAGAGCTTTTGAAGGag ATGATTTTGAAAAAGCCAAGGAACTTTTAACAAAGATGAGATACTTTTCAAACGTTGAAGAAAAGATTAAGTTAAAGAAGATTCCCCTCTAA